A stretch of the Cottoperca gobio chromosome 2, fCotGob3.1, whole genome shotgun sequence genome encodes the following:
- the LOC115018457 gene encoding collagen alpha-1(VIII) chain-like: protein MVAVPLHTSYLLITVFQLCLLHLANGGAYYGQPQPQPQPQPQPQPQPQPLPQYNDGYPQQQFLGNEMPHMPYGKEVPLLPQYRKELPQLPVQKGNDRLLTGGKGQTFIRGAKGPLPPGPGGEGLREGPQGVQGPAGPTGPPGPQGPAGLPGQGLPGPPGKPGPSGPQGYPGIGKPGMPGLPGKPGGPGLTGPKGDLGPNGGEGPTGLPGRPGNPGPPGLPGLSKPGGQGLPGQLGHLGEPGHKGPTGFPGPTGPKGDRGYGQPGLPGLKGPSGPPGPPGNVGIHGLGKPGLNGLPGQPGIPGKPGPPGESGLAGSSGERGQPGPPGLPGIGKPGNDGFRGQPGPSGGKGESGPPGLPGGPGMPGYGKPGFPGPKGHSGHAGLSGPPGVKGDKGHGGLPGVIGATGPNGIPGPPGPIGHPGSLGFPGQKGEDGVGGQKGNPGMKGDIGTPGLPGQPGLSGGGGQPGPRGFQGPMGPKGEASSRGSPGAPGAAGLTGPRGEGGQTGEKGYQGPQGIPGLTGPGGPLGPPGLPGKKGETGLPGKPGYPGEGKLGPAGHIGPQGNSGPSGPAGLPGQPGQPGPPGPPGLPAASPDIGQILPATGPYTGQKQGYKKNGGDIGGNGVEMPAFTAKLTNPFPLVGSPVIFDKLLHNGNQDYNPQNGVFTCSVPGVYYFAYHVHCKGSNLWVALMKNNEPVMYTYDEYKKGLLDQASGSAVLPLRQGDTVDIQLPSDQASGLYAGQYVHSTFSGYLLYPM, encoded by the exons ATGGTGGCTGTGCCCCTCCACACTTCCTATCTACTCATCACAGTGTTCCAGCTGTGTTTATTACACCTGGCCAACGGTGGGGCGTATTATGGACAGCCCCAGCCCCAGCCCCAGCCCCAGCCCCAGCCCCAGCCCCAGCCCCAGCCCTTGCCACAGTACAATGATGGCTATCCTCAGCAGCAGTTTTTGGGGAACGAGATGCCACACATGCCTTATGGCAAAGAAGTGCCATTACTGCCTCAGTACAGAAAAGAGCTTCCTCAACTGCCTGTACAAAAGGGCAACGATAGGCTACTGACTGGAGGCAAAG GACAAACATTCATCAGAGGGGCTAAAGGTCCACTTCCCCCTGGTCCTGGTGGAGAAGGTCTCAGAGAGGGACCACAAGGAGTTCAGGGCCCCGCAGGACCAACAGGACCGCCAGGACCACAAGGCCCTGCAGGGCTACCAGGCCAGGGATTGCCAGGGCCACCAGGAAAGCCAGGGCCTTCTGGTCCTCAAGGATACCCAGGAATCGGAAAACCTGGCATGCCAGGATTGCCAGGAAAACCTGGAGGACCCGGATTAACAGGACCAAAAGGTGACCTTGGTCCTAATGGTGGTGAAGGACCAACTGGACTTCCTGGGCGTCCAGGGAACCCAGGTCCCCCAGGACTCCCGGGGCTTTCAAAACCAGGAGGTCAGGGTCTGCCCGGCCAGCTTGGTCACCTCGGGGAGCCTGGCCATAAAGGTCCAACTGGGTTTCCTGGTCCTACAGGCCCCAAGGGAGACAGAGGATATGGTCAACCTGGTTTGCCAGGTTTGAAAGGACCTAGCGGACCACCAGGTCCACCTGGGAATGTAGGCATCCATGGGCTTGGCAAACCTGGCTTGAATGGTCTCCCTGGACAACCAGGGATACCAGGAAAACCTGGTCCTCCTGGAGAGTCAGGACTAGCAGGGTCATCTGGGGAAAGGGGCCAACCGGGACCACCAGGCTTGCCAGGGATTGGAAAACCAGGAAATGATGGTTTTAGAGGGCAACCAGGGCCCTCTGGAGGGAAAGGGGAATCAGGTCCTCCTGGTTTACCAGGTGGTCCAGGCATGCCAGGTTATGGTAAACCAGGGTTTCCAGGACCTAAGGGTCACAGTGGACATGCTGGTCTTTCTGGACCTCCAGGTGTAAAAGGTGACAAAGGTCATGGAGGTCTTCCAGGGGTCATCGGTGCCACTGGTCCTAATGGTATTCCTGGCCCACCAGGACCAATAGGGCATCCTGGTAGCCTTGGCTTCCCAGGGCAAAAGGGAGAGGATGGTGTTGGGGGACAAAAAGGAAATCCTGGAATGAAGGGTGACATAGGCACCCCAGGTCTTCCTGGACAGCCAGGTTTGTCAGGTGGGGGTGGACAACCAGGACCAAGAGGTTTTCAAGGGCCTATGGGCCCTAAAGGAGAAGCTAGTAGTAGGGGTTCACCTGGTGCCCCTGGTGCTGCAGGATTAACTGGAccaagaggagagggggggcaAACTGGAGAGAAAGGCTACCAGGGACCACAAGGTATCCCAGGGCTTACAGGACCAGGGGGACCACTTGGACCTCCTGGGCTGCCAGGGAAAAAAGGTGAAACAGGCCTACCTGGTAAACCTGGCTATCCTGGTGAGGGAAAGCTAGGACCTGCTGGTCATATTGGTCCTCAAGGTAACTCTGGGCCAAGTGGCCCTGCTGGACTTCCAGGGCAACCAGGACAACCTGGACCCCCTGGTCCTCCAGGACTACCTGCTGCATCTCCTGATATTGGACAGATCCTCCCCGCGACCGGTCCATACACTGGCCAGAAACAAGGTTACAAGAAGAATGGAGGCGACATTGGTGGAAATGGCGTGGAGATGCCTGCGTTCACAGCTAAACTCACTAATCCATTCCCTCTTGTTGGATCTCCTGTCATCTTTGACAAACTCCTGCACAATGGCAATCAAGACTACAATCCACAAAATGGTGTTTTCACCTGTAGTGTACCAGGGGTCTACTACTTTGCTTACCATGTCCACTGCAAAGGGAGTAATCTGTGGGTGGCACTGATGAAGAACAATGAGCCAGTAATGTACACATATGATGAATACAAAAAGGGCTTGCTGGATCAGGCATCGGGGAGTGCTGTACTCCCGTTACGACAAGGAGACACTGTTGATATACAGCTGCCATCTGACCAGGCGTCAGGACTTTATGCTGGTCAATATGTCCACTCCACGTTTTCTGGATACTTATTGTACCCAATGTAA